One genomic region from Myxococcota bacterium encodes:
- a CDS encoding acyl-CoA dehydrogenase family protein has product MALILTEDQLILRDMARTFFDEKSPVERMRSLRDEKDATGFHRALWKEMGELGWIGIPFPEAVGGADMGYGELGAVLGECGRVLAPEPFVSTVLLGGNAILLGAPEPLQKELLPEVCSGERLLALAFQERGRFAPTEVETTATREGDGFSLRGEKTFVLDGHVADQLVIVARTSGGREDRDGLSLFVVDAQAAGVEIQRTEMVDGRNAATVRLDGVTVGADRVLGDVDGGFALLDRVFDRATIGLCAEMVGTFEETFERTLQYLKDREQFGVKIGTFQALRHRAAHMWTELEFARSVVRDAQSALDDDRDDASACASAAKARCSDVAHLIGGEAIQMHGGIGMTDEEEIGLFFKRLKAAEFTLGDGIYHRDRFAGLRGY; this is encoded by the coding sequence ATGGCACTGATCCTGACCGAAGACCAACTGATCTTGCGCGACATGGCGCGCACGTTCTTCGACGAGAAGTCGCCCGTCGAGCGGATGCGCAGTCTCCGCGACGAGAAGGACGCCACCGGCTTCCACCGTGCGCTCTGGAAGGAGATGGGTGAGCTCGGCTGGATCGGGATTCCCTTCCCGGAAGCCGTCGGCGGCGCCGACATGGGCTACGGCGAACTCGGCGCGGTGCTGGGGGAGTGTGGTCGCGTCCTCGCACCGGAACCCTTCGTGTCGACGGTGCTCCTCGGCGGCAACGCCATCCTGTTGGGCGCGCCGGAGCCGCTCCAGAAGGAGCTGCTTCCCGAGGTGTGCAGTGGGGAGCGATTGCTCGCCCTCGCGTTCCAGGAGCGCGGACGCTTCGCCCCCACCGAGGTCGAGACCACCGCGACCCGCGAGGGTGACGGCTTCTCGCTGCGCGGCGAGAAGACCTTCGTGCTCGATGGGCACGTGGCCGATCAGCTGGTGATCGTCGCGCGCACGTCGGGCGGCCGCGAGGACCGGGACGGTCTCTCGCTCTTCGTGGTCGACGCACAGGCGGCGGGCGTGGAGATCCAGCGCACCGAGATGGTCGACGGTCGCAACGCGGCGACCGTGCGTCTCGACGGTGTCACGGTCGGCGCCGACCGCGTCCTCGGTGACGTCGATGGCGGCTTCGCACTGCTCGACCGCGTCTTCGATCGCGCGACGATCGGACTCTGCGCCGAGATGGTCGGCACCTTCGAGGAGACCTTCGAGCGGACGCTGCAGTACCTGAAGGACCGCGAGCAGTTCGGCGTGAAGATCGGGACCTTCCAGGCGCTGCGTCACCGGGCCGCCCACATGTGGACCGAGCTCGAGTTCGCGCGGTCGGTGGTGCGCGACGCCCAGTCGGCCCTGGACGACGACCGCGACGACGCCTCGGCCTGTGCGAGCGCGGCGAAGGCCCGCTGCTCGGACGTCGCACATCTGATCGGCGGCGAAGCCATTCAGATGCACGGCGGTATCGGCATGACCGACGAGGAAGAGATCGGACTCTTCTTCAAGCGCTTGAAGGCCGCTGAGTTCACGCTCGGCGACGGCATCTACCACCGCGACCGGTTCGCCGGCCTGCGCGGCTACTGA
- a CDS encoding glutamate synthase-related protein, translating into MHRVRIATFSELDPEKPFGALLANVDLVVVRWPDQAEVSVLYGRCLHRGAMLADGEIRGEDLICGVHDWDYRFRTGVSAYSNDEKLERFSHWIEDDGVFVDEDEIREWERCHPQPYARASYQGAYADPHGTGDEPYNHWIQEMAEHGLERAGHHGRVDAMGVPRAELPAWEDIQILTAQLHRVPLLDDAEVGSDLVIGPEAKRPLQLETPLFVSDMSFGALSLEAKVALAMGAEEAGTGICSGEGGMLPEEQQENGRYLYELASGRFGFALEKLQRVQAFHFKCGQGAKTGTGGHLPGHKVTGRIAEVREIPEGQSAISPARFPDLESITDFRRVADEVREATGGIPIGFKLSAQHVERDVEAAVAAGADYIILDGRGGGTGAAPLIFRNNISVPTIPAIARARRTLDRLRRPDVTLIATGGLRVPSEFVKALALGADGIALSNAALQAIGCLGMRACHTNNCPVGIATQQEHLRSRLPVALAAKRLARFFGSATELMRVMARACGHTHLDQFQLEDLTTWKRDMHALAGVPFAGVSP; encoded by the coding sequence ATGCATCGCGTGCGCATCGCCACGTTCAGCGAACTCGACCCCGAGAAACCCTTCGGCGCCCTGCTTGCGAACGTCGACCTCGTCGTCGTGCGCTGGCCCGACCAGGCCGAGGTGTCCGTCCTCTATGGCCGCTGTCTCCACCGCGGCGCCATGCTGGCCGATGGCGAGATCCGCGGCGAGGACCTGATCTGCGGCGTCCACGATTGGGACTACCGGTTCCGGACTGGGGTGAGCGCCTACAGCAACGACGAGAAGCTCGAGCGTTTCTCGCATTGGATCGAGGACGACGGCGTCTTCGTGGACGAGGACGAGATCCGCGAGTGGGAGCGGTGTCACCCCCAGCCCTATGCGCGCGCGTCCTACCAGGGCGCCTACGCCGACCCTCATGGCACCGGCGACGAGCCCTACAACCATTGGATCCAGGAGATGGCCGAGCACGGGCTCGAACGCGCCGGCCATCACGGACGCGTGGACGCGATGGGCGTCCCCCGGGCCGAGCTCCCCGCCTGGGAGGACATCCAGATCCTGACGGCGCAGCTGCACCGGGTTCCCCTGCTCGACGATGCCGAGGTCGGGAGCGACCTGGTGATCGGCCCCGAGGCGAAGCGTCCGCTGCAGCTGGAGACGCCGCTCTTCGTGTCGGACATGAGCTTCGGCGCGCTCTCGCTCGAAGCGAAGGTGGCGCTGGCGATGGGTGCCGAGGAAGCCGGGACCGGCATCTGCTCCGGCGAAGGCGGCATGCTGCCCGAGGAGCAACAGGAGAACGGGCGCTACCTCTACGAGCTGGCGTCGGGCCGCTTCGGCTTCGCGCTCGAGAAGCTCCAGCGCGTCCAGGCCTTCCACTTCAAGTGCGGCCAGGGCGCCAAGACCGGGACGGGCGGGCACCTGCCCGGTCACAAAGTGACCGGACGCATCGCCGAAGTGCGCGAGATTCCCGAGGGCCAGTCCGCGATCTCGCCGGCGCGCTTCCCCGACCTCGAATCGATCACCGACTTCCGCCGCGTCGCGGACGAAGTGCGGGAAGCGACCGGCGGCATTCCGATCGGTTTCAAGCTCTCTGCACAACACGTCGAGCGCGACGTCGAAGCCGCAGTCGCTGCGGGCGCGGACTACATCATCCTCGACGGGCGTGGTGGCGGCACGGGCGCCGCCCCGCTGATCTTCCGCAACAACATCAGCGTGCCGACGATCCCAGCGATCGCCCGGGCGCGCCGTACCCTCGACCGCCTGCGCCGACCGGACGTCACGCTGATCGCGACGGGCGGCCTGCGGGTCCCGTCGGAGTTCGTCAAAGCGTTGGCGCTGGGCGCCGACGGGATCGCGCTGTCGAACGCGGCGCTCCAGGCGATTGGCTGCCTCGGCATGCGCGCCTGCCACACCAACAACTGCCCGGTGGGCATCGCCACCCAGCAGGAACACCTGCGCTCCCGCCTGCCGGTGGCCCTGGCCGCGAAGCGGCTCGCTCGGTTCTTCGGATCGGCCACCGAACTGATGCGGGTGATGGCCCGGGCCTGCGGCCACACCCACCTCGATCAGTTCCAGCTCGAAGACCTGACCACCTGGAAGCGCGACATGCACGCGCTGGCGGGCGTTCCGTTCGCCGGGGTGTCGCCGTGA
- a CDS encoding pirin family protein, which translates to MISFRPMHVSPRPSEERGQTRLAWLDSQHAFAFGDYRDPDWPGFRGLRVLNEDVVAPGRGFGPHPHRHAEILSFVLAGALRHEDSLGARSEIHAGEVQAMSAGPGVVHAEWNASDREPVHFVQVWLLPDRPVATPAFAHATPGWRAHHGLTLVASPDARDGSLPIHADASVYAGRLAAGEGLEFAVGAGRAVWVQGLAGSLTVANRTIDAGDALGIEAIDTVSVQAREDAEFLLFDLA; encoded by the coding sequence GTGATTTCCTTCCGCCCCATGCACGTGAGCCCTCGACCCAGCGAAGAGCGCGGCCAGACCCGGCTGGCCTGGCTCGACTCCCAGCACGCCTTTGCCTTCGGCGACTACCGAGACCCCGACTGGCCGGGCTTCCGCGGGCTCCGGGTCCTCAACGAGGATGTCGTCGCCCCGGGTCGCGGGTTCGGGCCCCACCCCCACCGCCACGCCGAGATCCTCTCGTTCGTGCTCGCGGGAGCGCTTCGTCACGAAGACAGCCTGGGTGCCCGCTCGGAGATCCACGCGGGTGAGGTGCAGGCGATGAGCGCGGGCCCGGGCGTCGTTCACGCCGAGTGGAACGCCTCGGATCGCGAACCGGTGCACTTCGTCCAGGTCTGGCTGCTGCCCGACCGGCCGGTCGCGACTCCCGCGTTCGCGCACGCGACACCGGGATGGCGTGCGCACCACGGCCTCACCCTGGTGGCCTCGCCCGATGCGCGTGACGGATCGCTCCCGATCCACGCCGACGCGTCGGTCTACGCGGGCCGCCTCGCAGCGGGCGAAGGCCTCGAATTCGCCGTCGGCGCCGGACGCGCCGTGTGGGTGCAAGGACTCGCGGGGTCGCTGACGGTCGCGAATCGAACGATCGACGCCGGCGACGCGCTCGGAATCGAGGCGATCGACACGGTGTCCGTGCAGGCACGCGAGGACGCCGAGTTCTTGCTCTTCGATCTGGCATGA
- a CDS encoding nuclear transport factor 2 family protein: protein MSIRNDVQAVIDGILEGEILETFDRFYADEVVMSENGADERVGKAANRAYEEAFVNGVTFHGAEVGEVLVDGHRAAIEWAFDLTPHGGDRVVQKQVAVQQWRDGKVIRETFYHG from the coding sequence ATGAGCATTCGCAACGACGTCCAGGCCGTGATCGACGGCATCCTGGAGGGAGAGATCCTCGAGACCTTCGACCGCTTCTACGCCGACGAGGTGGTCATGAGCGAGAACGGCGCGGACGAGCGTGTGGGAAAGGCCGCGAACCGCGCCTACGAGGAGGCCTTCGTGAACGGCGTCACCTTCCACGGGGCCGAGGTCGGCGAGGTCCTCGTCGACGGCCATCGCGCCGCCATCGAATGGGCCTTCGACCTCACGCCTCACGGCGGAGACCGCGTCGTGCAGAAACAAGTCGCCGTGCAGCAGTGGCGCGATGGCAAAGTGATCCGGGAGACCTTCTACCACGGCTAG
- a CDS encoding acyl-CoA dehydrogenase family protein, producing MSESLDAFRQEARAWIQESLPEELKSGPRRGAPKEALDRWFQALTGKGWLTPDWPTEYGGGGLDRKQTQVVKQELKKARAPVPPASAFGTRMLGPTLLEFGTEEQKLEFLPQISRHEVQWCQGYSEPGAGSDLASLQTRAVREGDEYVITGQKIWTTGADKADWIFCLVRTDPDAAKHDGISFVLFPMHQPGVKVSPLTLIDGNADFSQVFFDGARAKVAHLIGPENGGWTVAKRLLQHERTTDGGSEGGITGAMKETFVDLVKREVGLRDGVLADATLRQRTAAQEMEANALRLTMRRAGEEARAGQSTRDIGSLGKYRWANMVKAEQDLAMQALGAQGLGWEGPGFEAVELQRTKAWLTTRSDSIWGGTNEVQLNVIAKRVLEIPE from the coding sequence ATGTCTGAATCTCTCGACGCATTCCGCCAGGAAGCCCGGGCTTGGATCCAGGAGTCGCTGCCCGAGGAGCTCAAGTCGGGTCCCCGCCGAGGCGCTCCGAAGGAAGCCCTCGACCGCTGGTTCCAGGCGCTCACCGGGAAGGGGTGGCTCACCCCAGATTGGCCCACCGAGTACGGCGGCGGCGGTCTCGACCGCAAGCAGACCCAGGTGGTGAAGCAGGAGCTGAAGAAGGCGCGCGCTCCGGTGCCGCCGGCCTCGGCGTTCGGCACGCGAATGCTCGGTCCGACCCTGCTCGAATTCGGGACCGAGGAGCAGAAGCTCGAGTTCCTGCCGCAGATCTCGCGCCACGAGGTCCAGTGGTGCCAGGGCTACAGCGAGCCCGGTGCCGGATCCGACCTGGCGAGCCTGCAGACGCGGGCCGTGCGCGAAGGCGATGAGTACGTCATCACCGGCCAGAAGATCTGGACGACCGGCGCGGACAAGGCCGATTGGATCTTCTGCCTGGTGCGCACCGACCCCGACGCGGCGAAGCACGACGGCATCAGCTTCGTCTTGTTCCCGATGCACCAACCCGGGGTCAAGGTGAGTCCGCTGACGCTGATCGATGGCAACGCCGACTTCTCCCAGGTGTTCTTCGACGGTGCGCGGGCGAAGGTGGCGCACCTGATCGGCCCCGAGAATGGCGGCTGGACGGTGGCGAAGCGGCTGCTTCAGCACGAGCGTACGACGGATGGCGGCAGCGAGGGCGGCATCACGGGAGCGATGAAGGAGACCTTCGTCGACCTCGTGAAGCGCGAAGTGGGCCTGCGGGACGGCGTGCTCGCCGACGCCACCCTGCGGCAGCGCACGGCGGCACAGGAGATGGAGGCGAACGCGCTCCGGCTCACGATGCGGCGCGCGGGCGAGGAGGCGCGGGCCGGTCAGTCGACCCGCGACATCGGATCCCTCGGCAAGTACCGCTGGGCCAACATGGTGAAGGCCGAGCAGGATCTCGCGATGCAGGCGCTCGGTGCCCAGGGTCTCGGCTGGGAAGGGCCCGGCTTCGAAGCCGTCGAGCTCCAGCGCACCAAGGCCTGGCTCACCACCCGCTCCGACTCGATCTGGGGCGGGACCAACGAGGTGCAGCTCAACGTGATCGCGAAGCGCGTGCTGGAGATTCCCGAGTAG
- a CDS encoding helix-turn-helix transcriptional regulator, with protein sequence MRTHDWIGLLEASYDLASPADDWLRQVRECATAFFVHSPTVVLFVARVTPSRIDLEKVEAETTAIRDVAVAVNEAGPEAVIDLMYRNGPVAGTLSERVFPRVPEARRVFLESMRGLAEDMLGTVGRASAGRMALLLGALPRPMSTTPAERRRWHLAMTHLGAGLRLRAAFADDAEGGGVEAVLDPDGRIQHAEGPARDASARDALRDAAVRIDRARSHAGRCDPEAAMESWSGLVEGRWSLVDRFERDGKRFVVAHRNEPSVVDPRGLTRRERQIAELVGMGRSTKEIAYELGVSLSAVSMAVKTGCRKLGLGARTELASFFAPGGLRARLEEASLNGETLLVGAHPLLDEAAAEALSPAEREVTSALLAGSTSLDIASRRGTSVRTIANQIASIFEKLGVHSRVELAARLHADAGPVPTRESPARASRSR encoded by the coding sequence ATGCGCACCCACGACTGGATCGGACTTCTCGAGGCCAGCTACGACCTCGCATCGCCTGCGGACGACTGGCTCCGACAGGTGCGCGAATGCGCCACGGCGTTCTTCGTGCACAGTCCGACGGTCGTCCTCTTCGTCGCGCGCGTCACGCCCAGCCGGATCGATCTCGAAAAAGTGGAGGCCGAGACGACGGCCATTCGTGACGTCGCGGTCGCCGTGAACGAAGCCGGCCCCGAGGCCGTCATCGATCTGATGTATCGAAACGGTCCTGTGGCCGGGACCCTCAGCGAGCGCGTCTTCCCGAGGGTCCCGGAGGCAAGGCGGGTGTTCCTCGAGTCGATGCGAGGGCTGGCCGAGGACATGCTCGGCACCGTCGGCCGCGCCAGCGCGGGGCGCATGGCCCTGCTCCTGGGCGCCCTCCCCCGCCCGATGTCCACGACCCCGGCGGAGCGTCGCCGCTGGCACCTGGCCATGACGCATCTAGGCGCCGGCTTGAGGCTGCGTGCGGCGTTCGCAGACGACGCGGAAGGCGGCGGCGTCGAGGCAGTCCTCGATCCCGACGGTCGCATCCAGCACGCCGAGGGCCCTGCACGCGACGCCTCGGCCCGCGACGCCTTGCGGGACGCCGCCGTGCGGATCGACCGCGCGCGCTCTCACGCGGGTCGGTGCGATCCGGAAGCCGCGATGGAGAGCTGGAGCGGCCTCGTCGAAGGGCGCTGGAGCCTCGTGGACCGCTTCGAGCGCGACGGAAAGCGCTTCGTCGTCGCGCACCGGAACGAGCCTTCGGTCGTCGATCCGCGCGGACTGACCCGACGCGAGCGCCAGATCGCGGAACTCGTCGGGATGGGCCGTTCGACGAAGGAGATCGCCTACGAGCTCGGTGTCTCACTCTCGGCGGTCAGCATGGCGGTGAAGACTGGCTGTCGGAAGCTCGGGCTCGGCGCGCGCACCGAACTGGCGAGCTTCTTCGCGCCGGGGGGACTCCGTGCCCGGCTGGAGGAAGCGAGCCTGAACGGGGAGACGCTGCTGGTCGGGGCGCATCCCCTGCTCGACGAGGCCGCCGCCGAGGCGTTGTCGCCGGCCGAGCGCGAGGTGACGTCCGCGCTGCTCGCCGGCAGCACCTCGTTGGACATCGCGTCGCGCCGCGGAACGAGCGTGCGGACGATCGCGAACCAGATCGCGTCGATCTTCGAGAAATTGGGTGTGCACTCCCGCGTGGAGCTTGCAGCCCGGCTCCACGCGGACGCCGGGCCGGTCCCTACTCGGGAATCTCCAGCACGCGCTTCGCGATCACGTTGA
- a CDS encoding LysR substrate-binding domain-containing protein encodes MAQLAEIESFVAVVEAGGFRAAAARAGLTPSAVSKRVRALEDRLGARLLNRTTRRVAPTDVGRALFERARAILADLEDAECAITELQAEPRGPLRIGAPMDFGRRHLVEVFAEFAAEHPAVTLDVHLTDRFVDVVGEGFDLVVRIGTLSDSSLVARRLAPCKRALVAAPAYLRREGTPQRVGDLPHHALLAYTLDSARTWPVEGVSLAEQAHHRADNGEMLRSLARAGAGIALLPTFLVGDDLRDGSLVELLPGQLAAELAMHAVTPHRKLLSTKVQLLIARLRERFGADPSWDEGLPVPG; translated from the coding sequence ATGGCCCAACTCGCTGAGATCGAGTCGTTTGTCGCGGTCGTCGAGGCCGGCGGCTTCCGCGCCGCAGCCGCGCGCGCCGGTCTGACCCCGTCTGCGGTGAGCAAGCGGGTCCGGGCGCTCGAGGACCGCCTCGGGGCGCGGCTCCTCAACCGGACCACGAGGCGTGTCGCACCGACCGACGTCGGGCGGGCCCTCTTCGAGCGGGCGCGGGCGATCCTGGCCGATCTCGAAGACGCCGAGTGTGCGATCACCGAGTTGCAGGCGGAGCCGCGCGGACCCCTGCGCATCGGGGCGCCGATGGACTTCGGTCGCCGCCATCTCGTCGAAGTGTTCGCCGAGTTCGCTGCCGAGCACCCGGCGGTGACTCTGGACGTGCATCTCACCGACCGCTTCGTCGACGTGGTGGGCGAGGGGTTCGACCTGGTCGTGCGGATCGGGACGCTGTCCGATTCGAGCCTGGTCGCGCGCCGCCTGGCTCCCTGCAAGCGGGCCCTGGTCGCCGCACCTGCCTACCTGCGCCGCGAGGGAACCCCGCAGCGCGTCGGGGACCTCCCCCACCACGCCTTGCTCGCCTACACCCTCGACAGCGCGCGGACCTGGCCCGTCGAGGGAGTGTCGCTGGCGGAGCAGGCGCACCACCGGGCCGACAACGGGGAGATGCTGCGTTCCCTCGCGCGGGCCGGCGCGGGGATCGCGCTGCTGCCGACGTTCCTGGTGGGCGACGACCTCCGCGATGGCTCGCTCGTCGAACTGCTGCCCGGCCAGCTGGCGGCCGAGCTGGCGATGCACGCAGTGACACCGCACCGCAAGCTCCTGTCCACGAAGGTGCAGCTCTTGATCGCGCGGCTGCGCGAGCGCTTCGGTGCCGACCCGTCCTGGGACGAGGGGCTTCCCGTCCCCGGGTGA
- a CDS encoding glutathione S-transferase family protein codes for MGQLVDGRWSDAWYDTKSTGGRFVRKDSAFRDRIAADGSTRFAPEAGRYHLYVSLACPWAHRALIVRKLKGLESAISVSVVHPLMAEHGWAFENPDDTPLVTGDALLGKRYLHEVYTTADAHYSGRVTVPVLWDRETGTIVNNESSEIIRMLNAEFDAIADPSVDLYPRGLRDAIDEVNAFVYPNINNGVYRCGFATSQEAYAEAFEQLFGALDHLDAKLGEQRWLVGDTRTEADWRLFTTLVRFDAVYVGHFKCNRQRIADFPHLSGYLRELTQVPGVAETVSVEHIKRHYYESHGTINPTGVVPIGPELDLDRPHGRDSIGGKA; via the coding sequence ATGGGACAGCTGGTCGACGGACGCTGGAGCGACGCGTGGTACGACACGAAATCCACCGGCGGTCGCTTCGTCCGCAAGGACAGCGCATTCCGCGATCGCATCGCGGCGGACGGCTCGACCCGGTTCGCGCCCGAGGCCGGCCGCTACCACCTCTACGTCTCCCTCGCGTGCCCCTGGGCGCACCGCGCCCTGATCGTGCGCAAGCTGAAAGGCCTCGAGAGCGCGATCTCGGTATCGGTCGTGCACCCGCTCATGGCCGAGCACGGCTGGGCCTTCGAGAACCCGGACGACACCCCGCTCGTCACCGGGGACGCGCTCCTCGGCAAGCGCTACCTGCACGAGGTCTACACGACGGCGGACGCCCACTACTCGGGTCGCGTCACCGTCCCCGTGCTGTGGGACCGCGAGACCGGCACGATCGTGAACAACGAGTCCTCCGAGATCATCCGCATGCTGAATGCGGAGTTCGACGCAATCGCCGACCCGTCCGTCGACCTCTACCCGCGCGGGCTCCGCGACGCGATCGACGAGGTCAACGCCTTCGTCTATCCGAACATCAACAACGGCGTCTACCGCTGCGGCTTCGCGACTTCCCAGGAAGCCTACGCAGAGGCGTTCGAGCAGCTCTTCGGCGCGCTCGACCACCTCGACGCGAAGCTCGGCGAACAGCGCTGGCTGGTGGGCGACACCCGCACCGAGGCCGACTGGCGCCTCTTCACCACGCTGGTCCGCTTCGACGCCGTCTACGTCGGCCACTTCAAGTGCAACCGACAGCGCATCGCCGACTTCCCGCACCTGTCGGGCTACCTGCGCGAGCTCACCCAGGTGCCCGGCGTCGCGGAGACGGTGAGCGTCGAACACATCAAGCGTCACTACTACGAGAGTCACGGGACCATCAATCCGACGGGCGTGGTGCCCATCGGCCCGGAGCTCGACCTCGACCGGCCGCATGGCCGCGATTCGATCGGAGGAAAGGCATGA